The genomic DNA ACTTTGCCGAGGTGATTAGTTTCTTGTTGATTTCCTCTTTTCCCTGTTGCCTATATTCTCTTTTGGCCATACATGGTTTCATTTTGGTCAATCCATCTCCTTGGTTGTTACCTCCAACTTTTATAggccaaacatattttttgttattcagTGATTGCTGAATGAGGTTGTTGGAGCCTTGCTCCACATTAATTTGGAAATGCCACTACATAAAGCTTTTTTCATGGTGCTTGTTCCTTTCTTAAGAATATTTTACCATTTAAGTCTATTCTAAATTAATGAGTTGCTTTCCTGATTTGAGGCAGTTTTATGCCTGCTTTAAGTTATTCTTTGAATTTTGCAAGTTCATGTAACTTTGGTTTGAGATTGTTTGTTTGGTATCATGATCTCTACATGATGATAGCTGTTATTGGCTATGGATTTCATCCAATGAAGCCTTTTGTAGTCATAGTTACACTGATAGAGTTTCATGtctgtttctttccttctttctgtTGGCTTCCcccctcttctctttcttcctccttttggaaaaaaattctaCTTCCAACTGCATGTGAATTTGTGGTGTCTGGTAAGAGCACTGATATGATACTGTCCTTGttgatttctttatatttcccgagaagtttttttatttggtgaacATGATCTATATGTGATGAAAAATGGCATGGGCTATGGATTAATCTCCAATGAAGCCTTAAGAAGTCATAGTTACACTGATAGAggatcatttattttttatttttatcaagttCTTGTTTTTCTATGCGTATGGATTCTTCGAGTCCTGTGGGTGTAGATTCAGTAATGCAATGATGGACAATTAATCGGCCCTGAATTGTGGTATGTAGCATGTACTTATCTCCCTTGCATATAGAAGTGATTGAATTTCCAAAAAGATTTAATGTCGAGTGAAGTCGGTATTCCCATGGACTTCGGgccccacccaaaaaaaaaaaacataaaaataagaaatagtgCTCTAAAAGATGATACTTCTCAGAGGATACAGAGCGATATCCAGGTGAGGGTTTTATGATACACTGACAACATGAATTTGGAGCAAGGTGCATAAATAATTACTGGAAACAGATTGTTCTACACACTGAATGCTGTACGATATCTGCATATTCCTCGTTGCCTAAACCTTCACATATATCTCTTAGTTAGGAGCTTATCCTACTTGTATGTTTCATGAATGGTGATTAAATCAAATTTCCAGTGAACCATAAATCATGATTTTGTTACATAGTATGTCATAATCAATATTTTCCATGTTCTGGTTgaattggataaaaaaaaactattattcaGTTATAtacctttaatatatatatattcctttttattttccatgttctcttttttatgttattgtggttaatctttattattattgttggtGTTGTTTTTATGTGCCCTGTTCATTTGATTGGTAAAAAGCTGAGTTGCAGTCTCTCTTTATAATGGCAGAATAAGGATGTAACAGAAGCAATTCAGAAGGTTGCTGCTGCCTATGACTGCAAAATTGTCGAAGGTGTACTCAGCCACCAGCTAAAGCAGTTTGTGATAGATGGGAACAAAGTTGTACTGAGTGTTCCCAGTCCAGAGACCAGAGTTGAGGATGCAGAGTTTGAGGAGAATGAAGTTTATGCAGTAGATATAGTCACAAGCACAGGTGATGGGAAGGTAATTATGGGTCTGATTTTAAcccaaatattattcttattaaccACATCTTACTTTTTGTGCTCAAAATTTCTGGAATCAAATTGCAGCCAAGGCTACTTGATGAGAAGCAGACAACTATTTACAAAAGAGCTGTCGACAAGAGCTATCATTTGAAGATGAAAGCTTCTAGATTCATTTTCAGTGAGATTAGCCAAAAGTTTCCCATCATGCCATTTTCAGCAAGGTTGATTTCTTTCAGAATATTGGTTCTCTTGGTGATCTTTTGCCCCTTGCCCTGTAGTAACACTTGGGTTTCCTTCACGATAGGGCTTTGGAAGAGAAGCGGGCTCGGCTGGGTCTAGTGGAATGTGTGAATCATGATCTTTTACAACCATACCCTGTTCTTCATGAAAAGCCTGGTAAGAAACCCTCTTAACAAGCTTTGTTCTTTTGGGAGAACCTCAATGGGATCCACATCCAGTGCACACAATTATCTTTTTGGATATTCTCTATATCTGTAATTTTAAAGCTGAAACTTGGGTTGGCTATGCAGGTGACTATGTTGCTCACATCAAATTCACTGTCCTGCTAATGCCAAATGGATCAGATCGGATTACATCTCATTCACTGCAGGAACTGCAGCCAACAAAGACGACAGATGACCCAGAAATCAAGGCCTGGTTAGCCTTGGGCACGAAGACAAAGAAGAAAGGTggtgggaagaagaagaaaggtaaattgtaaaaaatgagccaaaaaaagaaagagaacatCTGTTCTTTGTAGATCAAGAAATTCATCAAGCAACACTTAATCTACCTTGAATATTCCATATCTGCCCCTATTAGTTACTCTGAAGTATTGTAACCTTAATTCTCATGTATATTGCAGGTAAGAAGGGGGATAAACCTGAAGAGTCAGCAGAAGCTGAACCTATGGATGCAACAACTAATGGGGCATCTCAAGAATGAGAGGATGTTCCTTtttgtgctttttcttttttttttaaatgtcaattTTGGTACTTCACTCCTTTGTATCTGGTTGATTAAGAGTTGATTTCGATAGTGTTAGAAAGATGATCCTAATCGGGGTTTCCTGCCTATGCAGCTGATGCATGCATCCAGGGTTACCCTtgtatctcttttttttcttcaatcattTTTATGACAATTGAAAAGCAGGAATTTAGGTTCAATAAACATGCTGGCACAATGGATGAGACTGGGAGGTCTGATATTATATTGAACTTGAGAATAGGTTTCATTTCCTGTTTTACCAG from Vitis riparia cultivar Riparia Gloire de Montpellier isolate 1030 chromosome 8, EGFV_Vit.rip_1.0, whole genome shotgun sequence includes the following:
- the LOC117920765 gene encoding ERBB-3 BINDING PROTEIN 1, which encodes MSDDEREEKELDLTSPEVVTKYKSAAEIANKALQLVLSECKPKAKIVDICEKGDSFIREQTGNMYKNVKKKIERGVAFPTCISVNNTVCHFSPLASDETVLEDGDMLKIDLGCHIDGFIAVVAHTHVLQGGPVTGRAADVLAAANTAAEVALRLVRPGRKNKDVTEAIQKVAAAYDCKIVEGVLSHQLKQFVIDGNKVVLSVPSPETRVEDAEFEENEVYAVDIVTSTGDGKPRLLDEKQTTIYKRAVDKSYHLKMKASRFIFSEISQKFPIMPFSARALEEKRARLGLVECVNHDLLQPYPVLHEKPGDYVAHIKFTVLLMPNGSDRITSHSLQELQPTKTTDDPEIKAWLALGTKTKKKGGGKKKKGKKGDKPEESAEAEPMDATTNGASQE